The Candidatus Thorarchaeota archaeon genome includes a window with the following:
- a CDS encoding FprA family A-type flavoprotein, with translation MHREIAKGVYYVGVDDHHTQLFENLWALPFGVSYNAYLIVDEKIALVETVKGPWAKEWMDNISELVDPAKIDYIILNHMEPDHTGSLPDIAAVAKNATLVYTPKASSMQKSFYDVPLREKTVEDLEEISLGSKTLKFVHAQFLHWPETMMTYIMEDQILFSCDAFGAFGALNGKHFDDEIDLRMVESESRRYLSAIITSYLKFIQQGIAKVKGLGIGIKVIAPSHGPIYRKDPMWIVTRYDAWSRPEMEKYCTIVYGTMYGFNHRVAMKLKKALMELGVETRVHNVSYSEMSRVVTDSVRAGVLVIGTPTYDAFPFPKVWAFVNEVEGKRFPKRPIALFGNYGWGGGGLKKLRAQLEGAKFEVIEPVIEVHGRDTASEEENIRVLANKIAALLK, from the coding sequence ATGCACAGAGAGATTGCTAAGGGCGTATACTATGTTGGTGTAGACGACCACCACACCCAGCTGTTTGAGAACCTCTGGGCTCTGCCGTTCGGGGTCTCCTACAACGCCTATCTGATAGTGGACGAGAAGATAGCCCTCGTTGAGACCGTGAAGGGGCCGTGGGCCAAGGAATGGATGGACAACATCTCAGAGCTTGTCGACCCCGCCAAAATAGACTACATAATACTCAATCACATGGAGCCGGATCACACAGGATCGCTGCCGGATATTGCTGCAGTGGCAAAGAACGCCACTCTGGTCTATACGCCAAAGGCCTCGTCGATGCAGAAGAGCTTCTACGACGTGCCACTGCGTGAGAAGACAGTCGAGGACCTCGAGGAGATCTCACTGGGCTCGAAGACTCTCAAGTTCGTCCACGCGCAGTTCTTGCACTGGCCGGAGACGATGATGACATACATCATGGAGGACCAGATTCTCTTCTCGTGTGATGCGTTCGGGGCGTTTGGTGCACTGAATGGAAAGCACTTCGACGACGAAATAGACCTGCGGATGGTCGAGTCGGAGAGTCGAAGGTACCTGTCGGCCATAATCACCTCATATCTCAAGTTCATTCAGCAGGGCATAGCCAAGGTCAAAGGACTCGGGATTGGCATCAAGGTCATCGCTCCAAGTCACGGACCCATATATCGAAAGGACCCGATGTGGATAGTGACGAGATATGACGCATGGAGCAGGCCAGAGATGGAGAAGTACTGCACCATAGTCTACGGGACAATGTACGGCTTCAACCACAGGGTGGCAATGAAGCTGAAGAAGGCGCTGATGGAGCTCGGAGTGGAAACGAGAGTCCACAATGTGTCCTACAGCGAAATGAGCAGAGTAGTCACGGACTCTGTGAGAGCCGGGGTGCTCGTCATAGGCACGCCCACCTACGATGCATTCCCGTTCCCCAAGGTGTGGGCGTTTGTCAACGAAGTTGAAGGTAAGAGATTCCCCAAGAGACCGATAGCGCTGTTCGGTAACTATGGCTGGGGAGGCGGGGGTCTGAAGAAACTCCGAGCGCAGCTTGAGGGAGCCAAGTTCGAGGTAATAGAGCCAGTGATTGAGGTCCATGGGAGAGATACTGCATCTGAGGAGGAGAACATCCGAGTACTCGCCAACAAGATTGCAGCGTTGCTGAAGTGA
- a CDS encoding acyltransferase, which produces MRMVRIGLVQACWEGNVTNDEEIRRGIEKMLKKHEGFVEEAAKKQVNILCFQELFNGPYFAAEQDPRWFRFTERIPGPTFDRFAPLAEKHGMVIIAPIYEEESPGFYYNTSMIINCDGSLLGIYRKSHIPHQPPGYWEKFYFRPGNLGYPVFETRFGRIGVYTCYDRHFPEGARILGLNNAEIVFTPSATTRGHSDHLWTLEQSAHAVANGYFVAAINRVGDEPWGIGHFYGTSYVVNPKGEVLVKGSDDKDELVIADIDLDMTREVRNYWPFFRDRRPETYEDILGL; this is translated from the coding sequence ATGAGAATGGTCAGGATTGGACTAGTCCAAGCGTGCTGGGAAGGCAATGTCACCAACGACGAGGAGATAAGAAGAGGCATCGAGAAGATGCTCAAGAAGCACGAGGGGTTCGTCGAAGAGGCTGCAAAGAAGCAGGTTAACATTCTGTGTTTCCAAGAACTGTTCAATGGCCCATACTTCGCTGCCGAGCAGGACCCACGATGGTTCAGGTTTACCGAGAGGATTCCCGGGCCCACATTCGACAGATTCGCACCTCTTGCAGAGAAGCATGGCATGGTCATCATCGCACCGATATATGAGGAGGAGTCACCCGGCTTCTACTACAACACATCCATGATTATCAACTGTGATGGATCGCTTCTTGGAATCTACAGAAAGAGCCACATACCGCACCAGCCACCGGGATACTGGGAGAAGTTCTACTTTAGGCCCGGGAATCTGGGCTACCCAGTGTTCGAGACGCGTTTTGGCAGAATAGGAGTTTACACATGTTACGATCGCCACTTTCCTGAGGGCGCGAGGATACTGGGGCTAAACAACGCGGAGATAGTCTTCACACCGTCAGCAACGACCAGAGGTCATTCGGACCACCTCTGGACACTTGAGCAGTCCGCGCATGCCGTGGCAAATGGGTATTTCGTGGCCGCAATAAACAGGGTGGGCGATGAACCGTGGGGCATTGGACACTTCTACGGCACATCCTACGTTGTCAACCCGAAGGGAGAGGTCTTGGTCAAGGGCTCGGACGACAAAGATGAGCTAGTAATCGCCGACATAGACTTGGACATGACTCGCGAGGTGCGCAACTACTGGCCCTTCTTCAGAGACCGAAGACCGGAAACCTATGAGGACATACTTGGTCTCTAG